One window of Flavobacterium ammonificans genomic DNA carries:
- a CDS encoding RagB/SusD family nutrient uptake outer membrane protein gives MKRNNLIKGFLYLGIASFSIGCTNLDEEILDGVPNATTAGGTVNTSATLQSAYEGLRDFNGQGGVYAMDEMSTDAMVGPTRGGDWDDNGAWRQIHTHTWAPDHPEVRNAWNHLLSNAYKCNLIIENGGTAAEVAQARFLRAWYYYNVIDLFGQAPYRPAGSALTDDPKVWTRSEATEFFIKELEAIVGALPARTANDASIANKDAAHFLLAKFYLNKAVFTAADPAGPYTFAAADMTKVVQNVDAISNTLASNYWLNFSPNNNTSSEVIFSSKNNKGGDGGNMQSKWRMGNHYNQTPDGWNGFATVADYYSTFNAADNRAHHAVSGYKFTVDAAGKGIGFLEGQMYKDGVVSSANALKDRNNNPMDFTRALTLITSGKTLETAGVRAIKYIPDADNLGQPDNDLVLMRYADALLMKAEAIARGGSGSVGDIMTRLATRAGVAAAPATLDGIYAERGRELWWEGWRRNDAIRFGKFLAARGLKPYTSDKKYVLYPIPAEALFNSNISQNAGY, from the coding sequence ATGAAAAGAAATAATTTAATTAAAGGATTTTTATACTTAGGTATAGCTTCTTTTAGTATTGGTTGTACAAATCTAGATGAAGAAATCTTAGATGGTGTTCCCAATGCTACTACCGCAGGTGGTACAGTAAACACATCTGCTACATTACAATCTGCTTACGAGGGGTTGAGAGACTTTAACGGGCAAGGTGGTGTGTATGCAATGGATGAAATGTCAACTGACGCGATGGTTGGACCTACGCGTGGAGGTGACTGGGACGATAATGGTGCTTGGAGACAAATCCACACACATACATGGGCTCCTGATCATCCAGAAGTACGTAATGCATGGAATCATTTGTTATCAAATGCTTACAAATGTAATTTGATCATTGAAAATGGTGGTACTGCTGCTGAAGTAGCTCAAGCTCGTTTTTTACGTGCTTGGTACTACTATAATGTAATTGATTTGTTTGGACAAGCGCCTTACAGACCAGCTGGTTCAGCTTTAACTGACGATCCTAAAGTATGGACTCGTTCAGAAGCAACAGAATTTTTCATTAAAGAATTAGAGGCTATTGTTGGTGCATTACCTGCAAGAACTGCTAATGATGCAAGTATTGCTAACAAAGATGCTGCACATTTCTTATTGGCTAAATTCTATTTGAATAAAGCGGTATTTACTGCTGCTGATCCAGCAGGACCGTATACATTTGCTGCTGCTGATATGACCAAAGTAGTTCAAAATGTGGACGCTATTTCTAATACATTAGCTTCAAACTATTGGTTGAACTTTTCTCCTAACAACAATACTTCTTCAGAAGTTATTTTTTCTTCTAAAAATAACAAAGGAGGAGACGGTGGAAACATGCAGTCTAAATGGAGAATGGGTAATCACTACAACCAAACTCCAGACGGATGGAATGGATTTGCTACTGTAGCAGATTACTATAGTACATTTAATGCTGCTGATAATCGTGCACATCACGCTGTTTCAGGATATAAATTTACAGTTGATGCAGCTGGTAAAGGGATTGGTTTCTTAGAAGGTCAAATGTATAAAGACGGAGTTGTAAGTTCTGCAAATGCTTTGAAAGATAGAAACAATAATCCAATGGATTTTACTAGAGCTCTTACTTTGATTACTTCAGGTAAAACTCTTGAAACAGCTGGTGTTCGTGCTATTAAGTACATTCCAGATGCTGATAATCTTGGTCAACCAGATAATGACTTAGTTTTGATGCGTTATGCAGATGCTTTGTTAATGAAAGCTGAAGCAATTGCAAGAGGTGGTTCAGGATCAGTTGGAGACATCATGACTCGTTTAGCAACTAGAGCTGGCGTTGCTGCTGCTCCTGCTACTTTGGATGGTATTTATGCTGAAAGAGGTAGAGAATTATGGTGGGAAGGTTGGAGAAGAAACGATGCTATTCGTTTTGGAAAATTCCTTGCTGCTAGAGGTTTAAAACCATATACTTCTGATAAGAAATATGTTTTATACCCAATTCCTGCTGAGGCATTGTTTAATTCAAACATATCTCAAAACGCTGGTTACTAG
- a CDS encoding FG-GAP-like repeat-containing protein: protein MLYRLLLFVSLSVFVSCSKGNSDSLFTLLDASQTGIDFTNEVKNGENMNIFKYRNFYNGGGVAIGDINNDGLADIFFISNQGANKLYLNKGDFKFEDISVASGIQGKKAWSTGVVMVDINGDGFLDIYVLDAGNNIDSIRKSQLYINNGNSTFTEKAAEYNLADTGITTHAAFFDYDKDGDLDCYILNNSFIPVSSLNYSNKRELRDKDWKVADILKGGGDKLLRNDSGKFVDVSETSGIFGSLIGFGLGVTVGDVNGDLYPDIYVSNDFYERDYLYINNKNGTFSEQIQTWATHLSQSSMGADLADINNDGRADIFTTDMLPEGDERLKTTTSFENYDLLRRKLNMDFFNQYMSNALHINNGTHFTEIANFAGVGKTDWSWGALIFDMDNDGYKDIYVCNGIYHDLTNQDFMDFFANELMQKMVVTGQKEDIETIIAKMPSTPIPNYAFKNNSNLTFTNNATNWGLDTPSFSNGAAYGDLDNDGDLDLVVNNVNMESFVYRNNSEKNKANRFLKVKLKGDLKNKFAVGSVVELYSGKSIIRQELIPSRGFQSSVDYVMTFGLGTKIVDSMQVIWPNGKTQMIRKVALNTTVNLSIANATSDYVVKTTTTKPLLKEVASNWVAHKENDFIDFDYEGLISKMLSQEGPSLAVGDVNGDGNEDVFVGGAKGQSGKLYINKGTNFSPTSQAALEADANFEDTAASFLDVDGDGDLDLVVGSGGNERTSPENFKSRLYLNNGKGVFTKSKTAIPSASANVAVIAPYDYDQDGDVDIFIGSRSVPGVYGIDPKHLLLENDGKGNFINVIDKKAFKLNATGMITDAVWEDIDNDGKKDLIVVGDWMAPQIFKNSGKRLTVFKSNLTDYTGFWNSVQCVDINKDGKKDFILGNKGKNTSYKATAKNPMRLFTNDFDSNGTIEQITTRTIDEKDMPINLKQELAKQIPSIKKKNLSYSDYAKKSIQEIFSPEVIANSLQKVAVIQESIIAINKGNGQFEIQIMPQEVQLSTVNTSCVMDINKDGILDIVLGGNQYEFKPQFGRLDASHGSVLLGNKKGKFSLVSYPKSGLFITGEVQKMKTIRTKNKTTSFIAVVNNGSPKLFTINE, encoded by the coding sequence ATGTTGTACCGCCTGCTTTTGTTTGTTTCTTTATCTGTTTTTGTGAGTTGTTCTAAGGGCAATTCTGATTCTTTGTTTACGCTATTGGATGCATCTCAAACAGGTATCGATTTTACCAATGAGGTTAAAAATGGAGAGAATATGAATATTTTCAAATACCGAAATTTTTATAATGGAGGTGGAGTAGCTATTGGAGATATCAACAATGATGGTTTAGCGGATATTTTTTTTATTTCAAATCAGGGAGCTAATAAATTGTATCTCAATAAAGGGGATTTCAAATTTGAAGATATTTCAGTTGCATCAGGCATTCAAGGGAAAAAGGCTTGGTCAACCGGTGTGGTGATGGTCGATATTAATGGTGATGGGTTTTTAGATATTTATGTTTTGGATGCAGGCAATAATATTGATTCAATACGAAAAAGCCAATTGTATATTAACAATGGAAACAGCACTTTTACAGAAAAAGCGGCTGAATACAATTTAGCAGATACTGGAATTACTACTCATGCCGCTTTTTTTGACTACGATAAAGATGGTGATTTGGATTGTTATATTTTAAACAATAGCTTTATTCCAGTGAGTTCTTTGAACTATTCTAATAAAAGAGAGTTACGTGACAAAGATTGGAAAGTGGCTGACATATTAAAAGGCGGTGGAGATAAGTTACTTCGCAATGATAGCGGAAAATTTGTTGATGTCAGTGAGACTTCGGGTATTTTTGGAAGTTTGATTGGTTTTGGATTAGGAGTTACTGTTGGTGATGTCAATGGGGATTTGTATCCAGATATTTATGTATCCAATGACTTTTATGAAAGAGACTATTTGTATATTAATAATAAAAACGGAACGTTTTCTGAACAAATTCAAACTTGGGCAACACACCTGAGTCAGTCTTCTATGGGTGCTGATTTAGCTGATATCAATAATGATGGAAGAGCTGATATCTTCACTACCGATATGTTACCTGAAGGCGATGAACGTCTTAAAACGACTACTAGTTTTGAAAATTATGATTTATTACGACGAAAATTAAACATGGATTTCTTTAATCAGTACATGTCTAATGCTTTGCATATTAATAATGGAACTCATTTTACTGAAATCGCCAACTTTGCTGGAGTTGGAAAAACAGATTGGAGTTGGGGCGCACTGATTTTTGACATGGATAATGATGGGTACAAAGATATTTATGTATGTAATGGTATTTACCATGATTTGACTAATCAGGATTTTATGGACTTTTTTGCCAATGAATTAATGCAAAAAATGGTCGTGACGGGTCAGAAAGAGGATATTGAAACGATCATTGCTAAAATGCCAAGCACTCCTATACCTAATTATGCATTCAAAAATAACAGCAATTTGACTTTTACAAATAACGCTACAAATTGGGGCTTGGATACACCAAGTTTCTCTAATGGTGCAGCGTATGGCGATTTAGATAATGATGGCGATTTAGATTTAGTTGTGAATAATGTGAACATGGAATCTTTTGTTTACAGAAATAACTCAGAAAAAAATAAAGCCAATCGCTTTTTAAAAGTGAAACTTAAAGGTGATCTTAAAAATAAATTTGCAGTAGGAAGTGTTGTAGAATTGTATTCTGGTAAATCAATTATTCGTCAGGAGTTAATACCTTCAAGAGGTTTTCAATCGTCTGTAGATTATGTAATGACGTTTGGTTTAGGAACCAAAATAGTGGATTCAATGCAGGTTATTTGGCCAAATGGCAAAACGCAAATGATTAGAAAAGTTGCTTTAAACACCACTGTTAATTTATCAATTGCGAATGCTACATCAGATTATGTAGTTAAAACAACAACTACAAAACCACTATTAAAAGAAGTTGCTTCCAACTGGGTAGCGCACAAAGAAAATGATTTCATTGATTTTGATTATGAAGGATTGATCTCTAAAATGCTTTCTCAAGAAGGCCCTTCATTAGCTGTTGGGGATGTTAATGGTGATGGAAATGAAGATGTGTTTGTAGGCGGAGCCAAAGGACAATCTGGAAAACTATATATAAATAAAGGAACTAATTTTAGTCCAACTTCCCAAGCAGCTTTAGAAGCTGATGCCAATTTTGAAGATACTGCCGCTAGTTTTCTCGATGTAGACGGTGATGGTGATTTGGATTTAGTAGTAGGTTCTGGTGGGAATGAAAGAACTAGTCCAGAAAATTTTAAAAGCCGTTTGTATTTGAACAACGGAAAAGGAGTTTTTACAAAATCCAAAACTGCGATTCCTTCTGCAAGTGCCAATGTTGCCGTTATTGCTCCTTACGATTATGATCAAGATGGTGATGTAGATATTTTTATAGGTAGTAGAAGTGTTCCCGGAGTGTATGGTATCGACCCAAAACATTTATTATTAGAAAATGACGGGAAAGGAAATTTCATTAATGTTATTGATAAAAAAGCTTTTAAGCTTAATGCTACAGGAATGATTACAGATGCCGTTTGGGAAGACATTGATAATGACGGGAAGAAAGATTTAATCGTTGTTGGCGATTGGATGGCGCCTCAAATATTCAAAAATTCAGGAAAACGTTTGACTGTTTTTAAATCCAATTTAACGGACTACACTGGGTTTTGGAATTCAGTACAATGCGTTGATATAAACAAGGATGGCAAAAAAGATTTCATTCTAGGGAATAAAGGAAAAAATACATCGTACAAAGCAACAGCTAAAAATCCGATGCGATTGTTTACTAATGATTTTGATAGTAACGGAACGATTGAACAAATTACTACACGAACAATCGATGAAAAAGACATGCCGATTAATTTGAAGCAAGAATTGGCAAAACAAATCCCTTCTATCAAGAAGAAAAACTTGAGTTATAGCGATTATGCTAAGAAATCCATTCAAGAGATTTTTTCGCCAGAAGTGATTGCAAATTCTCTACAAAAAGTGGCAGTTATTCAAGAGAGTATCATTGCTATAAACAAAGGAAATGGTCAATTTGAAATACAGATAATGCCTCAAGAGGTACAGTTGTCAACTGTCAACACTTCTTGTGTGATGGATATCAACAAAGATGGAATTTTAGATATTGTTTTAGGAGGCAATCAATACGAATTTAAACCTCAATTTGGTCGTTTGGATGCCAGTCACGGAAGTGTTTTATTGGGAAATAAAAAAGGAAAATTTAGTCTTGTGTCGTATCCAAAATCAGGACTATTTATTACTGGCGAAGTGCAAAAGATGAAAACTATTCGAACTAAAAATAAAACCACTTCATTTATTGCTGTAGTAAATAATGGTTCACCTAAACTGTTTACTATCAATGAATAA
- a CDS encoding SusC/RagA family TonB-linked outer membrane protein, whose translation MKNSLLKGLMVFLTMLCTSLTYSQDVSGTVSDASGPLPGASVLVKGTTKGAQTDFDGKFTIKNVGSNAVLVFSYIGLKTQEVNVAGRSNVNVTLKEDSAELKEVVVIGYGSVKKKDATGAVDQLSSKSFDNVGAPNPADLLRGKVAGVQVTQSSGEPGAAASIRIRGNSSIRSGNGPLIVVDGVPLDGGDVSPGNDTGLGTQSARNPLNFINQNDIESLTILKDASSTAIYGSRGANGVVVITTKKSKSKEPQLTYSNSFTFSSLASNLELMSADEFVANGGKDNGSRSYNWEDAIMRNAFSSNHDVSFTKSTENSSTRVSIGASNTEGIVNKTGLDKYTFALNNSNDFFGGALKVDTKVNYSNLRDQAALISNDAGFIGNLIGAAMYWNPTDKLNNADGSYNMSPNGGTGINNSFLNPALLSDAYTDYTNTNKLLASIKSTLKINDNLNYQFLFGVETSNSTRKSQLSPGIQIQNVAQATAPGSSVVKFGQAGVTQIERLNRTFEHTLNYSKTFNDNFIFDALAGYSYYDYTVNGSNFSARGFDPKQTNLIDNIEGGLQNEFRASSFRNRNELQSFFGRANATLYKKFLITASLRADGSTKLGANNKYGSFPAVGLGYKVFEDKAGLVNSIKLRANYGITGNQEFAVNSAVARASYGNNGSLNVDTNANEDLKWETTTSSGLGVDFALLNNRLTGSVDYFMRDTENLIFPVPAAASQPGPPSPRFVNLPGNLINNGVEVSANYKLIDTQDLTWDISANASFLSNKMENFAGFIQAGALNGQGLTGAFAQVVTNNEPIYSYYMYEFRGYDAAGASIYADAAGADATLGLAAKKLVGKQGLPKMNLGFSTNVAYKNFDAAVSFYGAFGHYLYNNTANAYFFKGAFNGGRNVPASVATSPQDAGDPNSPSTKYLEKGDFLRMGNLTFGYTFTGAALEKMKIKSARFFVNGQNLLLFTNYSGFDPEVNTDKSLNGVPSAGIDYLSYPRSKAFALGLNVTF comes from the coding sequence ATGAAAAATAGTCTACTTAAAGGCTTGATGGTTTTTCTAACCATGCTATGTACAAGTTTGACATACTCGCAAGATGTGTCAGGTACTGTTTCCGATGCTAGCGGACCTCTTCCAGGGGCTTCTGTATTAGTTAAAGGAACTACAAAAGGAGCACAAACTGATTTTGATGGAAAATTTACTATCAAAAATGTTGGCTCAAACGCAGTTTTAGTTTTTAGTTACATTGGTCTTAAAACTCAAGAAGTAAATGTAGCAGGAAGAAGTAATGTAAATGTTACTTTAAAAGAAGATTCAGCAGAATTGAAAGAAGTAGTCGTAATTGGTTACGGTTCTGTGAAGAAAAAAGATGCAACTGGTGCAGTTGATCAATTGAGTTCAAAAAGCTTTGACAATGTTGGAGCGCCTAACCCTGCTGACTTATTAAGAGGTAAGGTTGCTGGTGTTCAAGTAACACAGTCAAGTGGTGAGCCAGGAGCTGCTGCTAGCATCAGAATTCGTGGTAATTCATCTATCCGTTCTGGAAATGGACCACTTATCGTTGTTGATGGTGTGCCTTTGGATGGTGGTGATGTTTCTCCAGGAAATGATACTGGTTTAGGAACTCAATCAGCTAGAAACCCATTGAACTTTATCAACCAAAATGATATCGAAAGTTTGACTATCTTAAAAGATGCGTCTTCTACAGCTATCTATGGTTCTCGTGGAGCAAATGGTGTTGTAGTTATTACTACTAAAAAATCAAAATCGAAAGAGCCACAATTGACTTACTCTAATTCATTTACTTTCAGCTCATTGGCAAGTAATTTAGAGTTAATGTCTGCGGATGAATTCGTAGCTAATGGTGGAAAAGATAACGGGTCAAGAAGTTACAACTGGGAAGATGCGATCATGAGAAATGCATTTTCTTCTAACCATGATGTATCTTTCACTAAATCAACTGAAAACTCATCTACACGTGTTTCTATTGGTGCTTCTAACACAGAAGGGATCGTTAACAAAACTGGTTTAGACAAATACACTTTTGCTTTAAACAACTCAAACGATTTCTTTGGTGGTGCTTTAAAAGTAGATACTAAAGTAAATTATTCTAATTTGAGAGACCAGGCTGCTTTGATTTCAAATGATGCAGGTTTCATTGGTAACTTAATCGGTGCTGCAATGTACTGGAACCCAACTGATAAATTGAATAATGCAGATGGTTCATATAATATGTCACCTAATGGTGGAACTGGAATTAACAACTCTTTCTTAAATCCAGCCTTGTTATCTGATGCTTATACTGATTATACAAACACTAACAAATTGTTAGCTAGTATTAAATCTACTTTGAAAATCAACGATAACTTGAACTACCAATTCTTATTTGGTGTTGAGACTTCTAATTCTACAAGAAAATCTCAATTATCTCCAGGGATTCAAATTCAAAACGTTGCACAAGCGACTGCTCCAGGATCTTCTGTAGTTAAATTTGGTCAAGCTGGTGTAACTCAAATCGAAAGATTGAACAGAACATTTGAGCATACTTTGAATTATAGCAAAACATTCAACGATAACTTTATCTTTGATGCATTAGCAGGTTATTCTTACTATGACTATACTGTTAACGGTAGTAACTTCTCAGCGAGAGGTTTTGATCCAAAACAAACTAACTTAATCGATAACATCGAAGGAGGTTTACAAAATGAATTCCGTGCGTCTTCATTCAGAAATAGAAATGAATTACAGTCTTTCTTTGGTAGAGCAAATGCAACTTTATACAAGAAATTCTTAATTACTGCATCTTTACGTGCTGACGGTTCTACTAAGTTAGGAGCGAACAACAAATACGGTTCTTTCCCTGCAGTAGGTTTAGGATACAAAGTATTTGAAGATAAAGCAGGTTTAGTAAACAGTATTAAATTAAGAGCTAACTACGGTATCACAGGTAACCAAGAGTTTGCGGTGAATTCTGCTGTAGCTCGTGCTTCTTATGGAAACAATGGATCATTAAATGTTGATACCAATGCTAACGAAGATTTGAAGTGGGAAACTACTACATCTTCTGGTCTTGGAGTAGATTTTGCTTTATTGAATAACAGATTAACTGGTTCTGTTGATTATTTCATGAGAGATACTGAAAATTTAATTTTCCCAGTACCTGCTGCTGCTTCTCAGCCAGGTCCACCATCTCCACGTTTTGTGAATTTGCCAGGGAACTTAATTAACAATGGTGTTGAGGTGAGTGCTAATTACAAATTGATTGATACACAAGATTTAACTTGGGATATCTCTGCTAATGCTTCTTTCTTATCTAATAAAATGGAAAACTTTGCTGGATTTATCCAAGCTGGTGCTTTGAATGGTCAAGGTTTAACTGGAGCTTTTGCTCAAGTTGTAACTAATAATGAGCCAATTTACAGCTACTATATGTATGAGTTTAGAGGATATGATGCTGCAGGAGCTTCAATCTATGCAGATGCAGCTGGTGCAGATGCTACTTTAGGTTTAGCGGCTAAAAAATTAGTTGGAAAACAAGGTTTGCCAAAAATGAACTTAGGTTTCTCTACTAATGTAGCTTACAAAAACTTTGATGCAGCGGTTTCTTTCTACGGAGCTTTTGGTCACTATTTGTATAACAATACGGCTAATGCTTACTTTTTTAAAGGAGCTTTCAATGGTGGAAGAAACGTACCTGCTAGTGTAGCTACTTCTCCACAAGATGCTGGAGATCCAAACTCACCTTCTACTAAGTACTTAGAAAAAGGAGATTTCTTAAGAATGGGTAACTTGACTTTTGGATATACTTTTACAGGTGCTGCTTTAGAAAAAATGAAAATCAAATCAGCACGTTTCTTTGTAAACGGTCAAAACTTGTTGTTGTTCACTAACTATTCTGGATTTGATCCTGAGGTGAACACTGATAAATCATTAAATGGAGTTCCTTCTGCAGGTATTGACTACTTGTCTTACCCACGTTCAAAAGCATTTGCTTTAGGTCTTAATGTAACATTTTAA
- a CDS encoding sugar porter family MFS transporter, whose translation MNNKKILYWSIVVALAGFLFGFDTVVISGADKQLQQLWGSSDLYHGLVVMSSALWGTVIGALFGSYPTNILGRKKTLIIIGFLFFLSAIGTAFATDAVFFAVFRFLGGIGIGVSTIAAPTYVSEIAPAKDRGKLVALYQFNIVFGILIAFTSNFYLQDIGENSWRWMLGIQAFPAFVYTLLVFGIPESPRWIFEYKKDRAQAISILQQINSDEQVKEEIAAMEEETAQETKNESIFMSKYRKPLLLAFFIAFFNQLSGINAFLYYAPRIFELAGLEKSASFLSSIGIGIINLIFTMIGISLIDKYGRKTLMYLGSFGYIISLGLVTTAFYFEWKGMAIPIFFFLFIASHAIGQGAVIWVFISELFPNKLRAAGTSFGTSVHWVLAALIPSFIPFLFKEIGTTTVFAIFSLMMVFQLLWVFFKMPETKGRTLEELSESLSNTK comes from the coding sequence ATGAACAACAAAAAAATTCTTTACTGGTCCATTGTGGTAGCCTTGGCAGGATTCTTATTCGGTTTTGATACCGTTGTAATTTCAGGTGCCGATAAACAATTACAACAACTTTGGGGGTCTTCCGATTTATACCATGGGTTAGTCGTTATGTCCTCTGCACTATGGGGAACTGTTATTGGCGCTTTATTTGGTTCTTATCCAACCAATATTTTAGGGCGAAAAAAGACCTTAATTATTATTGGATTTTTATTCTTCCTTTCTGCAATTGGAACAGCTTTTGCAACAGACGCCGTGTTTTTTGCTGTTTTTCGTTTCCTTGGAGGAATTGGAATTGGTGTTTCTACTATAGCTGCTCCTACTTATGTGTCTGAAATTGCTCCTGCTAAAGACAGAGGGAAATTAGTAGCTTTGTACCAATTCAATATTGTTTTTGGAATTTTGATTGCCTTTACATCTAATTTTTACTTACAAGATATTGGCGAAAATTCTTGGAGATGGATGTTAGGAATTCAAGCTTTCCCAGCATTCGTTTACACCCTATTGGTATTTGGAATTCCAGAAAGTCCGCGTTGGATTTTTGAATATAAAAAAGATAGAGCGCAAGCTATTTCTATCTTACAACAAATCAATTCGGACGAGCAAGTGAAAGAAGAAATTGCCGCTATGGAAGAGGAAACCGCTCAAGAAACCAAAAACGAATCCATTTTTATGAGTAAATATAGAAAACCTTTGCTATTGGCTTTTTTCATTGCATTTTTTAATCAACTTTCAGGAATTAACGCCTTTTTATATTATGCCCCGAGAATTTTTGAATTGGCTGGATTAGAAAAATCAGCTTCTTTTTTAAGTAGTATTGGAATTGGAATAATCAATTTAATTTTTACAATGATTGGAATTTCTTTAATTGACAAATACGGAAGAAAAACGCTGATGTATTTAGGTTCTTTTGGTTATATTATTTCCTTGGGACTTGTAACTACAGCATTTTATTTTGAATGGAAGGGAATGGCAATCCCAATTTTCTTTTTCTTGTTTATTGCTTCACATGCCATTGGTCAAGGAGCTGTAATTTGGGTTTTCATTTCAGAATTATTCCCTAATAAATTAAGAGCTGCCGGAACATCATTTGGAACCTCTGTTCACTGGGTATTGGCCGCTTTAATCCCATCATTCATTCCATTTTTATTCAAAGAAATTGGAACTACAACAGTATTTGCTATCTTTTCCTTGATGATGGTATTTCAACTGCTTTGGGTATTCTTTAAAATGCCTGAAACTAAAGGAAGAACATTGGAAGAATTGTCTGAAAGTTTATCTAATACAAAATAA
- a CDS encoding glycoside hydrolase family 32 protein, with translation MKKLTLNCLIVLSLLTNCISAQKNRTIEISSSNTIATDSSLWHKEPYRPQFHFSPEKKWMNDPNGMVYYKGVYHLFYQYYPEDIVWGPMHWGHATSSDLIHWKHQQIALYPDELGYIFSGSAVMDIENTSGLGTKENPAMIAVFTYHNMEFEKAGKINTQTQGLAYSLDEGKTWKKYEANPIINNTALKDFRDPKVFWNAATKQWNLVLVAGDRAQFYTSSNLLQWKLESEFGQDKGAHGGVWECPDVFPLKINGTKEEKWALLISINPGGPNGGSATQYFVGDFDGKKFTTNQKETKWVDYGTDNYAGVTYNDAPNGERLFVGWMSNWNYARNTPTSNWRSAMTLPRTLSLSKINGDYVLQSKPVAQINTIKTTDYSAKKIVVSKENATTFNYNNLNQSQIHLTAENKNLKIIFSNDANDSLVLEYDAKNKLFSVDRRQSGKVDFEKSFGEKIHTAPTENLTTATIDFQIILDWSSIEIFLNGGVYSLTEQIFPNQPYNKLTIESNDKQEIKNITIDSLKGVW, from the coding sequence ATGAAAAAACTAACATTGAATTGCTTGATTGTTTTATCTCTACTAACAAACTGCATTTCAGCCCAGAAAAATAGAACCATAGAAATCTCAAGCTCGAATACAATAGCTACTGATTCCTCTCTATGGCACAAAGAGCCTTACCGCCCACAGTTTCATTTTTCTCCAGAAAAGAAATGGATGAATGACCCTAACGGAATGGTATACTATAAAGGTGTTTACCACTTATTTTATCAATACTATCCCGAAGACATTGTTTGGGGTCCTATGCATTGGGGACATGCAACTAGCTCTGATTTAATTCATTGGAAGCATCAACAAATCGCTTTGTACCCAGATGAATTAGGTTATATTTTCTCAGGGAGTGCTGTAATGGATATTGAAAACACCTCTGGTCTTGGCACTAAGGAAAATCCAGCGATGATTGCAGTATTTACCTATCATAATATGGAGTTTGAAAAAGCAGGTAAAATAAATACTCAAACTCAAGGACTGGCTTACAGTTTAGACGAAGGAAAAACCTGGAAAAAATATGAAGCAAATCCTATCATCAATAATACTGCTTTAAAGGATTTCAGAGACCCAAAAGTATTTTGGAATGCAGCAACGAAACAGTGGAATTTGGTCCTGGTTGCTGGAGATCGCGCACAATTTTACACTTCTTCCAATTTATTACAATGGAAATTGGAAAGTGAATTTGGACAAGATAAAGGTGCTCATGGAGGTGTTTGGGAATGTCCAGATGTATTTCCTCTTAAAATCAACGGTACAAAAGAAGAAAAATGGGCACTCTTAATTAGTATCAATCCTGGTGGTCCTAATGGAGGCTCAGCCACACAATATTTTGTAGGGGATTTTGATGGAAAAAAATTTACTACCAATCAAAAAGAAACGAAATGGGTGGATTATGGTACTGACAATTATGCCGGAGTTACCTATAATGATGCTCCCAACGGAGAGAGACTGTTTGTTGGATGGATGAGTAATTGGAATTATGCCCGAAACACACCAACCAGCAATTGGAGAAGTGCTATGACTTTGCCAAGAACTCTTTCTCTTTCAAAAATAAATGGAGATTATGTATTGCAAAGCAAACCCGTTGCACAAATCAACACAATAAAGACTACTGATTATTCTGCCAAAAAAATAGTTGTATCCAAAGAAAACGCAACTACTTTTAATTACAACAATTTAAACCAATCTCAAATTCATTTAACGGCAGAAAATAAAAACCTTAAAATCATTTTTTCAAATGATGCAAACGACTCTCTGGTTTTAGAATATGATGCAAAAAACAAATTGTTTTCTGTTGATCGACGTCAGTCAGGAAAAGTGGATTTTGAAAAAAGTTTTGGCGAAAAGATTCATACCGCTCCCACTGAAAATTTAACCACTGCAACGATCGATTTTCAAATTATTTTGGATTGGTCGTCTATTGAAATTTTCTTAAACGGAGGAGTGTATTCGCTAACAGAACAAATTTTCCCCAATCAACCTTATAACAAACTTACTATTGAGTCTAACGACAAGCAAGAAATTAAAAATATAACTATCGACTCTCTAAAAGGAGTTTGGTAA